A window of the Labeo rohita strain BAU-BD-2019 chromosome 1, IGBB_LRoh.1.0, whole genome shotgun sequence genome harbors these coding sequences:
- the LOC127162713 gene encoding C-type lectin domain family 12 member B-like yields the protein MDIEGIYVNTECREIENTTGPQTQSHGQDEGKDLKRRLVDGSRCLVLITVSLGLICVLLLVFIILQHITVEEFNQTINSLQDNYTDLMNEKHQLQNNFSSLSQKKLELESKVTSLSLEVNMNASEKVCFFMSNELKNWSDSRQYCRDHGGDLVIIKSEVKQVSLCECLLLNERNHTYSYFYSHTEVHFFINKGESVDWFV from the exons ATGGATATAGAAGGCATTTATGTAAATACTGAATGCAGGGAAATTGAGAACACAACTGGACCTCAAACTCAGAGTCACGGCCAGGATGAAGGAAAAGATCTAAAGCGCA GACTTGTAGATGGAAGTAGATGTTTGGTGTTGATCACAGTGAGTCTCGGGctcatttgtgttcttctgctggTCTTCATCATACTGCAGCACATCACAGTTGAAGAGTTCAATCAAACCATCAACAGCTTACAGGACAATTACACTGATCTAATGAATGAAAAACACCAACTGCAGAACAACTTCAGCTCTTTGAGTCAGAAGAAACTGGAGTTAGAAAGCAAAGTCACTTCTCTGAGTTTGGAAGTAAACATGAATGCTTCTGAAAAAG tttgttttttcatgtccAATGAGTTAAAGAACTGGTCTGACAGCAGGCAGTACTGCAGGGATCATGGTGGAGATCTGGTCATTATCAAGAGTGAAGTGAAGCAGGTGAGTTTGTGTGAGTGTCTGTTACTAAATGAGAGGAATCACACTTATTCCtatttttattcacacacaGAGGTTCATTTCTTCATTAACAAAGGAGAGAGTGTGGATTGGTTTGTCTGA
- the LOC127162706 gene encoding CD209 antigen-like yields MDIEAIYENVECRDIENTTGPQTQSHSQDEGKELKRRGSRCLVLITGSLGLICVLLLVFIILQHITITAERDLMKSYKNTVEEFNQTINSLQDEKHQLQNNFNSLSQKKLELEARVTSLSWFFVSNELKSWSDSRQYCRDRGADLVIINSEVKQRFISSLTTERAWIGLSDTDNEGKMKWVDNSPLNLK; encoded by the exons ATGGATATAGAAgctatttatgaaaatgttgaaTGCAGAGATATTGAAAACACAACTGGACCTCAAACTCAGAGTCACAGCCAGGATGAAGGAAAAGAACTAAAGCGCA GAGGAAGTAGATGTTTGGTGTTGATCACAGGGAGTCTCGGGctcatttgtgttcttctgctggTCTTCATCATACTGCAGCACATCACCATCACAGCAGAGAGAGACCTGATGAAGAGTTACAAGAACACAGTTGAAGAGTTCAATCAAACCATCAACAGCTTACAGGACGAAAAACATCAACTGCAGAACAACTTCAACTCTTTGAGTCAGAAGAAACTTGAACTGGAGGCCAGAGTCACTTCTCTAA GTTGGTTTTTCGTGTCCAATGAGTTGAAGAGCTGGTCTGACAGCAGGCAGTACTGCAGGGATCGTGGTGCTGATCTGGTCATTATCAACAGTGAAGTGAAGCAG AGGTTCATTTCTTCATTAACCACAGAAAGAGCATGGATTGGTTTGTCAGACACAGACAATGAGGGCAAAATGAAATGGGTGGATAATTCACCACTGAATCTGAAGTAA